Proteins from a genomic interval of Polaribacter sp. Q13:
- a CDS encoding FUSC family membrane protein: MVKNLIRYFKSVYFIKAFLVALAMAVPVFISIYFFDNFNIGFSIALGAIFCAPSDVPGSLKHKFFGILISIILTFVVTLLIGSFSDYLVLVPLLVILVFLISYISVFGFRASLISFAGLISLILALAHQSAEISVLEHALFIALGGVWYLSLVILSDVVLPKVQIDYLFVELLEKTSKFIKIRGKLLVEIDNRTNLLEENFKLQTEINELHETIREVVLVKRSKTVFSNRTRRQQLIFSKIIEIYELAISNTIDYEKFDTLFKEHHEKVDEFKLLIFEVSDRLNHISKVILKQEKLTFQNNFNILLKKIENHIEIYKVNVGLPEAREGVIFLLNYKAYQEKQIGNLMDIVRVIDNYSKNDKIRPIKDAEQFLTPQDYDFKKLKANFSFKSPIFRHSLRLTLTMLIGFIIGYAIEMQQPYWILLTIVVIMRPSYGLTKERTKSRVVGTLIGAAVGVGIVFLTQNVIIYAIIAALSLIIGFSLVKQNYRNGAAFITLYVIFIYALINPNILTVIKFRVMDTLIGSVLAYVANYFFWPAWEAKNIKEFLSKSIESFSEFLKQIDVLYHQKGEVPTAYSLARKEAFLQVGDLNAAYQRLAQEPKSKQENSELFYELMSIFNTYLSSLSSLGMYIRTNETGKVPKQFEIYIKHILSNLEKAIELLNNSESSICLEREELAVAAKNYEDYFQILANQRDKEIEKGLPITKEMRSQLHETQLVSEQVRWLLSLSESLIKNIKKI; this comes from the coding sequence ATGGTTAAAAATTTAATTAGATATTTTAAGAGTGTTTATTTTATTAAAGCATTTTTAGTTGCTTTAGCAATGGCAGTTCCTGTATTTATATCAATTTATTTCTTTGACAATTTTAATATAGGATTTAGCATTGCATTAGGAGCCATCTTTTGTGCTCCGTCGGATGTGCCAGGAAGTTTAAAACATAAATTTTTTGGGATATTAATTTCCATAATTTTAACCTTTGTAGTAACGCTATTAATAGGTTCGTTTAGTGATTATCTAGTTTTAGTTCCTTTGCTAGTTATTCTTGTATTTTTAATTTCTTATATTTCTGTATTTGGCTTTAGAGCCTCTTTAATTTCATTTGCGGGTTTAATTTCATTGATTTTAGCGCTTGCACATCAGAGTGCAGAAATTTCGGTTTTAGAACATGCTTTGTTTATTGCTTTAGGAGGTGTTTGGTATTTGTCTTTGGTAATTTTAAGTGATGTAGTATTGCCAAAGGTTCAAATAGATTATTTGTTTGTGGAGTTACTTGAAAAAACTTCAAAATTTATAAAAATTAGAGGAAAATTATTGGTGGAGATTGATAATAGAACAAACCTTTTAGAGGAGAATTTTAAATTGCAAACAGAAATCAATGAGCTTCACGAAACGATAAGAGAAGTTGTTTTAGTAAAAAGATCAAAGACCGTTTTTAGTAACAGAACAAGACGACAACAATTAATTTTTTCTAAAATTATTGAGATATATGAATTGGCTATATCAAACACAATCGATTACGAGAAGTTTGATACATTATTTAAAGAGCACCATGAGAAAGTAGATGAGTTTAAGTTATTGATTTTTGAAGTTTCTGATAGATTAAATCATATTTCTAAAGTAATATTAAAACAAGAGAAACTTACGTTTCAAAACAATTTTAATATTTTACTTAAAAAAATTGAGAATCATATAGAAATTTATAAAGTAAATGTTGGTTTGCCAGAAGCTAGGGAAGGAGTTATCTTTTTATTAAACTATAAAGCGTATCAAGAAAAGCAAATAGGAAACTTAATGGATATTGTTAGGGTAATAGATAATTATTCTAAAAACGATAAGATTAGGCCTATAAAAGATGCAGAACAGTTTTTAACGCCTCAAGACTATGATTTTAAAAAGTTAAAAGCCAATTTTAGTTTTAAATCGCCCATATTTAGGCATTCATTAAGATTAACACTTACCATGTTAATTGGTTTTATCATTGGTTATGCTATAGAAATGCAGCAGCCTTATTGGATATTGTTAACTATAGTGGTTATTATGAGACCTAGTTATGGTTTAACTAAAGAAAGAACCAAGAGTAGAGTAGTAGGCACATTAATTGGTGCTGCGGTGGGAGTTGGGATTGTTTTTTTAACACAAAATGTAATAATATATGCTATAATTGCTGCATTATCTTTAATAATAGGTTTTTCTTTAGTAAAACAAAACTATAGAAATGGAGCAGCATTTATTACGTTGTATGTTATTTTTATATATGCTTTAATAAATCCGAATATATTAACGGTTATAAAGTTTAGAGTTATGGATACTTTAATAGGATCTGTTTTAGCGTATGTTGCAAATTACTTTTTTTGGCCAGCTTGGGAAGCTAAAAATATAAAAGAATTTTTATCAAAATCAATAGAAAGTTTTTCAGAGTTTTTAAAGCAAATAGATGTTTTATATCACCAAAAAGGTGAAGTACCTACGGCATATAGTTTGGCTAGGAAAGAAGCTTTTTTACAAGTAGGAGATCTAAATGCAGCTTATCAAAGACTGGCACAAGAACCAAAATCTAAGCAAGAAAACAGTGAATTGTTTTATGAATTAATGAGCATTTTTAATACCTATTTGTCATCACTTTCTTCTTTAGGGATGTATATAAGAACCAATGAAACTGGCAAAGTGCCAAAACAATTTGAAATTTATATAAAACATATTTTATCAAATTTAGAAAAGGCAATAGAACTCTTAAATAATTCTGAATCTTCTATTTGTTTAGAAAGGGAAGAGTTGGCTGTTGCTGCAAAAAATTATGAGGATTATTTTCAAATTTTAGCAAACCAAAGAGATAAAGAAATAGAAAAAGGATTGCCTATCACAAAAGAAATGAGATCTCAACTACATGAAACACAATTAGTATCTGAACAAGTTAGGTGGCTGTTAAGTCTTTCTGAAAGTTTGATAAAAAATATAAAGAAAATTTAG
- a CDS encoding MauE/DoxX family redox-associated membrane protein produces the protein MEIFILILKIFFGVLFCFAGIMHVIKPNAFKHFIPDFLPKRLVNYIAGIIEFALGLGLFFPSTVKNAAMGIFVLMILFLPIHIWDLTKERPAIGSKKIALIRILLQFLLMYLSYLTYLN, from the coding sequence ATGGAAATTTTTATACTAATTCTTAAAATATTTTTTGGTGTTTTATTCTGCTTCGCAGGAATTATGCATGTTATAAAACCGAATGCTTTCAAACATTTTATTCCAGATTTTTTACCGAAACGATTGGTAAATTATATTGCAGGAATTATTGAATTTGCATTAGGATTAGGGTTGTTTTTTCCATCTACTGTTAAAAATGCTGCTATGGGAATTTTTGTTTTAATGATTCTATTCCTACCCATTCATATTTGGGATCTTACTAAAGAAAGACCTGCAATCGGTTCTAAAAAAATAGCTCTTATTAGAATTCTTTTACAATTTTTGTTGATGTATTTATCCTACCTAACTTACCTAAACTAA